The Mustela nigripes isolate SB6536 chromosome 4, MUSNIG.SB6536, whole genome shotgun sequence genome includes a window with the following:
- the STK32C gene encoding serine/threonine-protein kinase 32C isoform X2, protein MYAMKYMNKQQCIERDEVRNVFRELEILQEIEHVFLVNLWYSFQDEEDMFMVVDLLLGGDLRYHLQQNVQFSEDTVRLYICEMALALDYLRSQHIIHRDVKPDNILLDEQGHAHLTDFNIATIIKDGERATALAGTKPYMAPEIFQSFVSGGSGYSFEVDWWSVGVLAYELLRGWRPYDIHSSNAVESLVQLFSTASVQYVPTWSKEMVGLLRKLLTVDPKHRASSLQDMQAAPSLAGVLWQDLSEKKVAPGFVPNKGRLHCDPTFELEEMILESRPLHKKKKRLAKNRSRDSSRDSSQSENDYLQDCLDAIQQDFVIFNREKLKRSQDPASEPLPVPESGDAVEDREAVHPVLPMCGSLCPSRLSES, encoded by the exons ATGTACGCCATGAAGTACATGAACAAGCAGCAGTGCATCGAGCGGGACGAGGTGCGCAACGTGTTCCGGGAGCTGGAGATCCTGCAGGAGATCGAGCACGTCTTCCTGGTCAACCTGTG GTACTCCTTCCAGGACGAGGAGGACATGTTCATGGTCGTGGACCTGCTCCTGGGCGGGGACTTGCGCTACCACCTGCAACAGAACGTCCAGTTCTCCGAGGACACGGTGAGGCTGTACATCTGCGAGATGGCACTGGCCCTCGACTACCTGCGCAGTCAGCACATCATCCACAG AGACGTCAAACCCGACAACATCCTGCTGGACGAGCAAG GGCACGCACACCTGACCGACTTCAACATCGCCACCATCATAAAGGATGGGGAGCGGGCCACCGCACTCGCCGGGACAAAGCCGTACATGG CTCCGGAAATCTTCCAGTCCTTCGTCAGCGGTGGGAGCGGCTACTCCTTCGAGGTGGACTGGTGGTCAGTGGGGGTGCTGGCCTACGAGCTGCTGCGTGGATGG aGGCCCTACGACATCCACTCCAGCAACGCCGTGGAGTCCCTGGTGCAGCTGTTCAGCACGGCGAGCGTGCAGTACGTCCCCACCTGGTCCAAGGAGATGGTGGGCCTGCTGCGCAAG CTCCTCACAGTGGACCCCAAGCACCGAGCGTCCAGCCTCCAGGACATGCAGGCGGCCCCGTCCCTGGCCGGCGTGCTGTGGCAAGACCTGAGCGAGAAGAAGGTGGCGCCGGGCTTCGTGCCCAAC AAAGGCCGCCTTCACTGTGACCCCACCTTCGAGCTGGAGgagatgatcctggagtccaggccCCTGCACAAGAAGAAGAAGCGGCTGGCCAAGAACCGGTCCCGGGACAGCAGCCGGGACAGCTCGCAGTCG GAGAATGACTACCTTCAGGACTGCCTTGATGCGATCCAGCAAGACTTTGTGATTTTTAACAGAGAAAA GCTGAAGAGGAGCCAGGACCCTGCAAGCGAGCCCCTGCCCGTCCCCGAGTCTGGGGATGCTGTGGAGGACCGGGAGGCTGTGCACCCTGTGCTGCCCATGTGtggctccctctgtccctcccgccTCAGCGAGAGTTAA